In Streptomyces sp. NBC_01426, one genomic interval encodes:
- a CDS encoding SpoIIE family protein phosphatase, translating to MCHGGSVPTTVSLPDDWPAHPDRSLSLNRMGSFDWDLVTGLMHLDAAALDVFDTDPAMYDGRPASLSPRVPAAEATRLDALVSGALKSRVDSYGAYFRIRCRDGRLRWTHTQGRVMRGTDGKPHRIIGIVRDATEELSHSAERLGLDEERRRQTSVVESTTAALAHARTVRDVIDVIGDAHGLERLGSMGMVMGLVEAGRIHLVAEGPVGSFVPGTRYTRIDEAYPMSEVVRSLEPRFLDSAEEFAEGYPELWAKISYMDITAAAYLPLIAQARPIGAIGLLYQDKDGFTQDERNLLVALGSSIAQSLQRAMLLEQEHDLAEGLQQAMLPRRIPSVPGVDIEVRYRSARMGQDIGGDWYDVIPLPGGKVGAVIGDVQGHDTHAAAVMGQLRIVLRAYAAEGHSPATVMARASVFLHELDTDRFATCLYVEADLATGVLQLVRAGHIDPLLRTVDGDCRRLPVEGGMPLGLSAEFGRLEYGVTTVELDPGETLLLCTDGLVEQPGADLDDGIRLLTTLVRNGPADLGELADRLCEIVDERGGDDDMALLLLRRQPDETPQAGGRLQQHVAPGDPEALVAARHMIGAAVRAWGARGRSDEIELVADELIVNALMHTDGPAIVTLRILAGSQRRLRVEVEDRSSALPRRREAGDSGVSGRGLMLVDRLADVWGVEPRGSGKCVWCEFVMG from the coding sequence GTGTGTCATGGTGGATCGGTGCCGACCACCGTATCGCTGCCGGACGACTGGCCCGCACACCCGGACCGGTCGCTCTCGCTGAACCGCATGGGCAGTTTCGACTGGGACCTGGTCACCGGGCTCATGCACCTGGACGCAGCGGCCCTCGACGTCTTCGACACGGACCCCGCCATGTACGACGGACGCCCCGCGTCCCTGTCGCCACGCGTTCCGGCCGCGGAGGCGACCCGGCTCGACGCCCTGGTCTCCGGCGCACTCAAGAGCAGGGTCGACAGTTACGGCGCCTACTTCCGCATCCGCTGCCGCGACGGCCGACTGCGCTGGACGCACACCCAGGGCCGGGTCATGCGTGGCACGGACGGGAAACCGCACCGGATCATCGGGATCGTCCGGGACGCGACCGAGGAGCTCAGCCACTCGGCCGAGCGCCTCGGTCTGGACGAGGAGCGCCGCCGCCAGACCTCCGTCGTGGAGAGCACCACGGCCGCCCTCGCCCACGCGCGCACCGTTCGGGACGTCATCGACGTCATCGGCGACGCCCACGGCCTGGAGCGGCTCGGCTCCATGGGCATGGTGATGGGCCTCGTCGAGGCCGGCCGCATCCACCTGGTGGCCGAAGGGCCCGTGGGCAGTTTCGTGCCGGGCACCCGCTACACCCGCATCGACGAGGCGTACCCGATGAGCGAGGTCGTCCGCTCGCTCGAACCGCGCTTCCTCGACTCGGCGGAGGAGTTCGCCGAGGGCTACCCGGAGCTCTGGGCCAAGATCTCCTACATGGACATCACGGCCGCCGCGTACCTGCCGCTGATCGCCCAGGCCCGCCCGATCGGCGCCATCGGACTGCTGTACCAGGACAAGGACGGCTTCACCCAGGACGAACGCAACCTGCTCGTCGCCCTGGGCAGCAGCATCGCGCAGAGCCTCCAGCGGGCCATGCTGCTGGAACAGGAACACGACCTGGCCGAGGGCCTCCAGCAGGCGATGCTGCCGCGCCGCATCCCGTCCGTCCCCGGCGTCGACATCGAGGTCCGCTACCGCTCCGCCCGGATGGGCCAGGACATCGGCGGCGACTGGTACGACGTCATCCCGCTCCCGGGCGGCAAGGTCGGCGCGGTCATCGGGGACGTGCAGGGCCACGACACGCACGCGGCGGCGGTCATGGGGCAGCTGCGGATCGTGCTGCGCGCGTACGCGGCCGAGGGGCATTCGCCGGCCACGGTGATGGCCCGGGCGTCCGTCTTCCTCCACGAACTGGACACCGACCGGTTCGCCACCTGCCTGTACGTCGAGGCCGACCTGGCCACGGGCGTGCTCCAACTGGTCCGGGCCGGCCACATCGACCCCCTGCTGCGCACCGTCGACGGGGACTGCCGGCGGCTGCCGGTGGAGGGCGGGATGCCGCTCGGGCTGTCGGCGGAGTTCGGCAGGCTGGAGTACGGCGTCACGACGGTGGAACTCGATCCCGGGGAAACGCTTCTGCTCTGCACCGACGGGCTCGTCGAACAACCCGGCGCCGACCTCGACGACGGCATCCGACTCCTCACCACCCTGGTCCGCAACGGGCCGGCCGACCTGGGGGAGCTGGCCGACCGGCTCTGCGAGATCGTCGACGAGCGGGGCGGCGACGACGACATGGCGCTGCTGCTGCTGCGCCGCCAACCGGACGAGACCCCCCAGGCCGGCGGCCGCCTCCAGCAGCACGTGGCCCCCGGCGACCCCGAGGCGCTGGTCGCCGCCCGACACATGATCGGCGCGGCGGTACGGGCCTGGGGAGCCCGCGGCAGGTCCGACGAGATCGAACTGGTCGCGGACGAACTCATCGTCAACGCCCTGATGCACACGGACGGGCCGGCCATCGTGACGCTGCGGATCCTCGCCGGTTCGCAACGACGCCTGCGGGTGGAGGTGGAGGACCGCTCCAGCGCGCTGCCGAGGCGTCGGGAGGCGGGCGACTCGGGCGTGTCCGGGCGCGGCCTGATGCTGGTGGACCGGTTGGCGGACGTGTGGGGCGTGGAGCCGCGCGGGAGCGGCAAGTGCGTGTGGTGCGAGTTCGTCATGGGCTGA